From a single Brassica napus cultivar Da-Ae chromosome C9, Da-Ae, whole genome shotgun sequence genomic region:
- the LOC106426071 gene encoding uncharacterized protein LOC106426071 isoform X2, which produces MPRFGAGNRSVSKLVITICVAAILFLPSLSYGAPRGKSSVFSLFNLKEKSRFWSESVFRSEFDDLESSAHSNSGVVNYTKAGTIASYLELMEVDAVYLPVPVNFIFIGFDGKGNQDFKLLPEELERWFSKLDHVFEHTRVPHTKEVPNPFYKTNIEKELRHHLPIISRLNYNFSVHAIQMGEKVTQVIERAINVLARKDDVSRWAFIDLTAGPFSWGPSVGGEGVRTVLSLPNVGKTIGAVAEISEDEAEERLQVAIQDKFSVFGEKDHQAVDILLAEIDVYELFAFKHCKGRKVKLALCEELDERMRDLKIELQSLEGDAHDEVHQRKAMEALKRMESWNLFSDEHEEFQNYTVARDTFLAHLGATLWGSMRHIISPSVADGAFHHYEKISFQLVFITQEKVRQVKQLPVDLKALMDGLSSLLLPSQKPMFSQHMLTLSEDPALAMAFSVSRRAAAVPLLLVNGTYRKTVRSYLDSSILQYQLQRLNDHTSLKGGHAHSRATLEIPIFWLINGDPLLIDKHYQAKALSNMVVVVQSEASAWESHLQCNGRSLLWDLRSPVKAAMASVAEHLAGLLPLHLVYSVAHESAIEDWTWSVGCNPFSTTSQGWQISQFQSDTIARSYMITALEESIQAVNSGIHLLRLERTNEKSFKIFKSRERELMNKYKYVISLWRRLSNIAGETRYGDAMRFLYTLEEATSGFVREVNATVEVLHPIHCSKERKVKVEMDMTTVPAMLVVLILLYAAFKPRAPKPKIN; this is translated from the exons atgccTAGATTCGGGGCTGGGAACAGATCCGTCTCCAAGCTCGTGATCACCATCTGTGTTGCTGCTATCCTG TTCTTGCCATCTCTATCGTATGGAGCTCCACGTGGAAAGAGTTCTGTGTTTTCCTTGTTCAATCTCAAGGAAAAGAGCAGGTTTTGGAGCGAGTCTGTCTTTCGTAGCG AGTTTGATGATCTGGAGTCTTCAGCCCACTCGAACTCCGGTGTGGTGAATTACACAAAGGCAGGAACCATTGCGAGTTACCTAGAGCTTATGGAAGTTGATGCTGTCTACCTCCCTGTGCCTGTCAATTTCATTTTCATTGGGTTTGATGGAAAAGGAAACCAAG ACTTCAAACTTCTTCCTGAGGAACTTGAGCGTTGGTTCAGTAAACTTGATCACGTGTTCGAACACACGCGAGTTCCTCATACCAAAGAAGTTCCCAATCCCTTTTACAAGACTAACATTGAAAAGGAGTTGAGACACCATCTTCCTATCATCAGTCGCCTCAACTACAA CTTTTCTGTTCATGCTATACAAATGGGGGAAAAGGTGACACAAGTAATCGAACGCGCCATCAATGTTTTAGCACGCAAGGATGACGTTTCTAG GTGGGCATTCATCGATTTAACTGCTGGCCCTTTTTCGTGGGGACCTTCTGTCGGTGGGGAAGGAGTGCGGACGGTACTTAGTTTGCCAAATGTGGGAAAGACCATTGGTGCAGTTGCAG AAATATCTGAAGATGAAGCAGAAGAAAGACTTCAAGTTGCAATTCAGGATAAATTTTCTGTATTTGGAGAG AAAGATCATCAGGCTGTTGACATTCTTCTAGCGGAGATTGATGTATATGAACTATTTGCTTTTAAGCACTGCAAGGGAAGGAAGGTGAAGCTTGCTCTTTGTGAAG AACTTGATGAGCGGATGCGGGATTTGAAAATTGAGCTGCAGTCACTTGAAGGAGATGCACATGATGAGGTTCATCAGAGAAAAGCCATGGAGGCACTCAAACGAATGGAGAGCTGGAATTTGTTTAGCGATGAACATGAG GAGTTCCAAAATTACACAGTTGCACGAGATACTTTCCTTGCACATTTAGGTGCTACTCTCTGGGGATCCATGAGACATATAATATCCCCCTCAGTTGCCGATGGTGCATTTCATCATTATGAGAAGATCTCTTTTCAGCTTGTCTTCATCACACAAGAG aaAGTTCGACAAGTCAAGCAGCTGCCAGTTGATCTCAAGGCTCTTATGGATGGACTTTCTTCACTGTTGTTACCTTCTCAGAAACCTATGTTCAGCCAACATAT GTTAACCCTATCTGAAGATCCTGCCTTGGCTATGGCATTTTCAGTATCCCGAAGGGCAGCTGCTGTGCCTCTATTGCTTGTCAATGGAACTTACCGGAAGACAGTTCGTTCATATCTCGATTCATCAATCCTCCAGTACCAGTTACAGAGACTGAACGATCACACTTCCCTTAAAG GAGGCCATGCCCACAGCAGGGCTACTCTTGAAATCCCTATCTTTTGGCTCATCAATGGGGATCCGCTGCTGATTGACAAGCATTATCAAGCAAAGGCGCTTTCAAATATGGTCGTTGTTGTTCAATCGGAGGCATCTGCATGGGAGAGCCATTTGCAATGCAATGGTCGATCACTTTTATGGGATCTAAG GAGCCCGGTGAAAGCGGCCATGGCTTCTGTTGCTGAACATCTAGCCGGATTGCTTCCTCTTCATCTTGTCTACAGTGTAGCTCATGAAAGTGCAATTGAG GACTGGACATGGTCAGTGGGTTGCAATCCATTTTCAACAACTTCTCAAGGTTGGCAGATTTCGCAGTTTCAATCTGACACAATTGCCCGGAGCTATATGATTACGGCGCTTGAAGAGTCAATACAAGCAGTGAATTCAGGGATTCATCTTCTGCGGCTGGAGCGAACGA ATGAAAAATCGTTTAAAATCTTCAAATCGAGGGAACGTGAGCTGATGAACAAGTACAAGTACGTGATCAGCCTATGGAGACGA CTTTCGAATATTGCGGGAGAGACGCGTTATGGAGACGCAATGAGATTTCTGTATACCTTAGAGGAAGCCACAAGCGG ATTCGTAAGAGAAGTGAATGCAACAGTGGAGGTTTTGCACCCAATTCACTGTTCAAAAGAGAGGAAGGTGAAAGTGGAAATGGACATGACGACAGTTCCCGCCATGCTCGTAGTTCTGATACTTCTTTACGCTGCCTTCAAGCCAAGAGCTCCTAAGCCAAAGATCAACTGA
- the LOC106426071 gene encoding uncharacterized protein LOC106426071 isoform X1, whose product MPRFGAGNRSVSKLVITICVAAILFLPSLSYGAPRGKSSVFSLFNLKEKSRFWSESVFRSEFDDLESSAHSNSGVVNYTKAGTIASYLELMEVDAVYLPVPVNFIFIGFDGKGNQDFKLLPEELERWFSKLDHVFEHTRVPHTKEVPNPFYKTNIEKELRHHLPIISRLNYNFSVHAIQMGEKVTQVIERAINVLARKDDVSRDEENGLRQVDVEMMEFIFSSLVEYFHLGDAYNVFVLNPKRDIKKGIYGYRRGFSDSEISYLKENKDVIKKLLQSGKPSETILAFDMVRKPLYQKHPMLKFSWTNAEETDTAEWYNACQDALNKLEQLSHGKDAAELIQSKVLQLLHGKNEDMKIFLEKGLKAGDISNLNAECLTDTWIGKGRWAFIDLTAGPFSWGPSVGGEGVRTVLSLPNVGKTIGAVAEISEDEAEERLQVAIQDKFSVFGEKDHQAVDILLAEIDVYELFAFKHCKGRKVKLALCEELDERMRDLKIELQSLEGDAHDEVHQRKAMEALKRMESWNLFSDEHEEFQNYTVARDTFLAHLGATLWGSMRHIISPSVADGAFHHYEKISFQLVFITQEKVRQVKQLPVDLKALMDGLSSLLLPSQKPMFSQHMLTLSEDPALAMAFSVSRRAAAVPLLLVNGTYRKTVRSYLDSSILQYQLQRLNDHTSLKGGHAHSRATLEIPIFWLINGDPLLIDKHYQAKALSNMVVVVQSEASAWESHLQCNGRSLLWDLRSPVKAAMASVAEHLAGLLPLHLVYSVAHESAIEDWTWSVGCNPFSTTSQGWQISQFQSDTIARSYMITALEESIQAVNSGIHLLRLERTNEKSFKIFKSRERELMNKYKYVISLWRRLSNIAGETRYGDAMRFLYTLEEATSGFVREVNATVEVLHPIHCSKERKVKVEMDMTTVPAMLVVLILLYAAFKPRAPKPKIN is encoded by the exons atgccTAGATTCGGGGCTGGGAACAGATCCGTCTCCAAGCTCGTGATCACCATCTGTGTTGCTGCTATCCTG TTCTTGCCATCTCTATCGTATGGAGCTCCACGTGGAAAGAGTTCTGTGTTTTCCTTGTTCAATCTCAAGGAAAAGAGCAGGTTTTGGAGCGAGTCTGTCTTTCGTAGCG AGTTTGATGATCTGGAGTCTTCAGCCCACTCGAACTCCGGTGTGGTGAATTACACAAAGGCAGGAACCATTGCGAGTTACCTAGAGCTTATGGAAGTTGATGCTGTCTACCTCCCTGTGCCTGTCAATTTCATTTTCATTGGGTTTGATGGAAAAGGAAACCAAG ACTTCAAACTTCTTCCTGAGGAACTTGAGCGTTGGTTCAGTAAACTTGATCACGTGTTCGAACACACGCGAGTTCCTCATACCAAAGAAGTTCCCAATCCCTTTTACAAGACTAACATTGAAAAGGAGTTGAGACACCATCTTCCTATCATCAGTCGCCTCAACTACAA CTTTTCTGTTCATGCTATACAAATGGGGGAAAAGGTGACACAAGTAATCGAACGCGCCATCAATGTTTTAGCACGCAAGGATGACGTTTCTAG AGATGAGGAAAATGGTCTAAGACAAGTTGATGTTGAGATGATGGAATTCATTTTCTCTAGCCTTGTCGAATATTTTCATCTCGGGGATGCATACAATGTATTTGTTCTGAATCCTAAACGTGATATTAAAAAAGGCATATATGGATACCG GAGAGGGTTTTCAGACTCCGAGATATCTTATCTGAAAGAG AACAAGGACGTTATTAAAAAACTTCTTCAGTCAGGAAAGCCGTCAGAAACTATTTTAG CATTTGATATGGTGAGGAAGCCATTGTACCAGAAACATCCAATGCTTAAATTTTCCTGGACAAATGCGGAGGAGACTGATACG GCCGAGTGGTACAATGCATGCCAGGATGCTCTTAACAAATTGGAACAGCTATCCCATGGTAAAGATGCAGCCGAGCTCATTCAGAGTAAGGTTTTGCAG TTGCTTCACGGGAAGAATGAAGATATGAAGATTTTTCTGGAAAAGGGTTTAAAAGCTGGAGATATTAGCAATCTTAACGCAGAATGTCTGACTGATACTTGGATCGGAAAGGGCAG GTGGGCATTCATCGATTTAACTGCTGGCCCTTTTTCGTGGGGACCTTCTGTCGGTGGGGAAGGAGTGCGGACGGTACTTAGTTTGCCAAATGTGGGAAAGACCATTGGTGCAGTTGCAG AAATATCTGAAGATGAAGCAGAAGAAAGACTTCAAGTTGCAATTCAGGATAAATTTTCTGTATTTGGAGAG AAAGATCATCAGGCTGTTGACATTCTTCTAGCGGAGATTGATGTATATGAACTATTTGCTTTTAAGCACTGCAAGGGAAGGAAGGTGAAGCTTGCTCTTTGTGAAG AACTTGATGAGCGGATGCGGGATTTGAAAATTGAGCTGCAGTCACTTGAAGGAGATGCACATGATGAGGTTCATCAGAGAAAAGCCATGGAGGCACTCAAACGAATGGAGAGCTGGAATTTGTTTAGCGATGAACATGAG GAGTTCCAAAATTACACAGTTGCACGAGATACTTTCCTTGCACATTTAGGTGCTACTCTCTGGGGATCCATGAGACATATAATATCCCCCTCAGTTGCCGATGGTGCATTTCATCATTATGAGAAGATCTCTTTTCAGCTTGTCTTCATCACACAAGAG aaAGTTCGACAAGTCAAGCAGCTGCCAGTTGATCTCAAGGCTCTTATGGATGGACTTTCTTCACTGTTGTTACCTTCTCAGAAACCTATGTTCAGCCAACATAT GTTAACCCTATCTGAAGATCCTGCCTTGGCTATGGCATTTTCAGTATCCCGAAGGGCAGCTGCTGTGCCTCTATTGCTTGTCAATGGAACTTACCGGAAGACAGTTCGTTCATATCTCGATTCATCAATCCTCCAGTACCAGTTACAGAGACTGAACGATCACACTTCCCTTAAAG GAGGCCATGCCCACAGCAGGGCTACTCTTGAAATCCCTATCTTTTGGCTCATCAATGGGGATCCGCTGCTGATTGACAAGCATTATCAAGCAAAGGCGCTTTCAAATATGGTCGTTGTTGTTCAATCGGAGGCATCTGCATGGGAGAGCCATTTGCAATGCAATGGTCGATCACTTTTATGGGATCTAAG GAGCCCGGTGAAAGCGGCCATGGCTTCTGTTGCTGAACATCTAGCCGGATTGCTTCCTCTTCATCTTGTCTACAGTGTAGCTCATGAAAGTGCAATTGAG GACTGGACATGGTCAGTGGGTTGCAATCCATTTTCAACAACTTCTCAAGGTTGGCAGATTTCGCAGTTTCAATCTGACACAATTGCCCGGAGCTATATGATTACGGCGCTTGAAGAGTCAATACAAGCAGTGAATTCAGGGATTCATCTTCTGCGGCTGGAGCGAACGA ATGAAAAATCGTTTAAAATCTTCAAATCGAGGGAACGTGAGCTGATGAACAAGTACAAGTACGTGATCAGCCTATGGAGACGA CTTTCGAATATTGCGGGAGAGACGCGTTATGGAGACGCAATGAGATTTCTGTATACCTTAGAGGAAGCCACAAGCGG ATTCGTAAGAGAAGTGAATGCAACAGTGGAGGTTTTGCACCCAATTCACTGTTCAAAAGAGAGGAAGGTGAAAGTGGAAATGGACATGACGACAGTTCCCGCCATGCTCGTAGTTCTGATACTTCTTTACGCTGCCTTCAAGCCAAGAGCTCCTAAGCCAAAGATCAACTGA
- the LOC106426063 gene encoding uncharacterized protein LOC106426063, protein MRRRERERERESKIMEEEKKKEGSYRYWVREATADAAPPPQPQKLTNNDVVASNAPALGSLWNQAGTWEEKNITKWATDRLKELLVSVGSLQFSSGKAEIIDVNRCVGDAFLVTVRNKKRVGYTYELSLKVQGEWSFEENTKKVKGSLDIPEFSFGELDDLEVNVKLSEDKELSQQLKQQVRLDMMQFLEPIRLKLGQFEQELKDR, encoded by the exons atgagaaggagagagagagagagagagagagagagtaaaatcatggaggaggagaagaagaaagagggaTCGTATAGGTACTGGGTGAGAGAAGCCACAGCGGACGCAGCTCCTCCTCCTCAGCCACAGAAGCTCACCAACAACGACGTCGTCGCTTCCAATGCTCCTGCCCTCGGCTCCCTATGGAATCAG GCTGGCACTTGGGAGGAAAAAAATATCACGAAATGGGCCACTGATCGATTAAag GAGCTGCTGGTGTCAGTGGGTTCATTGCAATTCTCTTCTGGAAAAGCTGAGATTATAGATGTTAACAGATGTGTTGGAGAT GCTTTCTTGGTCACAGTTCGGAACAAGAAAAGAGTTGGCTATACTTACGAGCTTTCCCTCAAAGTCCAAG GAGAGTGGTCTTTTGAAGAGAACACAAAGAAGGTGAAGGGGAGTCTCGACATTCCTGAGTTCTCATTCGGCGAGCTTGATGATCTTGAG GTGAACGTGAAGCTCAGTGAAGACAAAGAGCTTTCCCAGCAACTGAAGCAGCAAGTTCGGTTGGATATGATGCAGTTCCTGGAGCCTATACGCCTGAAACTTGGCCAGTTCGAGCAGGAACTCAAAGATCGATAG
- the LOC106426062 gene encoding protein REPRESSOR OF SILENCING 3, with the protein MEGGGSGGGVRLHVGGLGESVGRDDLLKIFSPMGSVEAVEFVRTKGRSFAYIDFSPASENSLTKLFSTYNGCKWKGGKLRLEKAKEHYMARLKREWAESASVSASSDDTVKAPEESPPSTHLNIFFPRLRKVKAMPLSGTGKHKYSFQRVAVPSLLPKTFCDCEEHSASLTPQETHARDVEALNVGINEEEVNIMNSVMNKLLQKDDSVISEKDDIIVDTKDNILINVVSNGKDMMDAELDILSRKRKSMLDQTHVSGEGYTEGTKGNNIHPNKKRQSIIPEGSGKPEASQAIREKKKPSEVDPDEPSRTTGVKKSNDNISWSQKSSWKALVANGNSSNFSVSSFLPDVSSSKAVQPASDTDFEGSDHSESEDTDVVDSDHSESEDDDVEGSDHLESEDADVVVSDHSGSEDADIEGSDHSESEDNDGVGSDHSESEDADVVDSDHSVSEDADVDGSEHSESEDADVDGSEHSVSEDTDVADINVDAETEELAASTEGDSEDGSLNVEEDENAAEDLNAENESLDHDMDEEETEKGQLEASKKSAGGSLWLQKASWTQLVRDQNASFSITQLFPNLPPEKTEADRVNNSGDGQFTYSNQSGSANGVEVAGVHGASSSTPLRSLKENQQTLKAKNVSGGSRLGVKRPIRREIGSGETCAFMRSETSVSEWKRAKKALSEPSRKKKSEE; encoded by the exons atggAGGGAGGCGGAAGCGGCGGCGGCGTTAGGCTTCATGTCGGAGGATTAGGAGAAAGCGTCGGGAGAGACGATCTTCTCAAGATCTTCTCTCCCATGGGCTCCGTCGAAGCTGTCGAATTTGTCAGGACGAAAGGTCGCTCCTTTGCTTACATCGACTTCTCTCCCGCCTCCGAGAACTCACTCACCAAGCTCTTCTCCACG TACAATGGATGTAAGTGGAAAGGAGGGAAGCTGCGGCTGGAGAAAGCCAAAGAGCATTACATGGCTCGCTTGAAGAGGGAATGGGCAGAGTCAGCTTCTGTTTCTGCTTCTTCTGATGACACTGTTAAAGCCCCCGAGGAGTCACCTCCTTCCACTCACCTTAACATCTTCTTTCCCAGACTCAGAAAG GTGAAAGCTATGCCACTAAGTGGAACTGGCAAACATAAGTATAGCTTCCAGCGTGTTGCGGTGCCGTCTCTTCTTCCCAAGACTTTTTGCGATTGTGAAGAGCATTCTGCTTCTCTCACGCCTCAGGAAACTCATGCCCGTGATGTGGAAGCGCTTAATGTGGGGATAAACGAAGAAGAGGTGAATATTATGAACTCCGTGATGAATAAGCTTCTTCAGAAAGACGACAGCGTCATCAGTGAGAAAGATGACATCATCGTAGATACCAAAGATAACATTTTGATCAATGTGGTATCTAATGGGAAGGACATGATGGACGCTGAGCTGGATATCTTGTCAAGAAAACGG AAATCAATGCTTGATCAAACACATGTAAGTGGAGAAGGATATACTGAGGGAACAAAGGGGAACAACATTCATCCAAACAAGAAGAGGCAGTCAATCATTCCAGAGGGAAGTGGAAAACCGGAAGCTTCACAGGCCATACGTGAAAAAAAGAAACCTTCTGAAGTCGATCCGGATGAACCAAGCAGAACAACAGGCGTCAAGAAGTCGAATGACAATATTTCCTGGTCTCAAAAGTCTTCCTGGAAAGCACTTGTGGCCAATGGAAACAGCAGTAACTTTAGCGTATCCAGTTTCTTGCCAGATGTTAGCTCCAGTAAAGCAGTACAACCTGCATCAGACACCGACTTTGAAGGTTCAGACCACTCAGAGTCAGAAGATACTGACGTTGTAGATTCAGACCACTCAGAGTCAGAAGATGATGACGTTGAAGGTTCAGACCACTTAGAGTCAGAAGATGCTGACGTTGTAGTTTCGGACCACTCAGGGTCAGAAGATGCTGACATTGAAGGTTCAGACCACTCTGAGTCAGAAGATAATGACGGTGTAGGTTCAGACCACTCAGAGTCAGAAGATGCTGATGTTGTAGATTCAGACCACTCAGTGTCAGAAGATGCTGACGTTGACGGTTCAGAACACTCAGAGTCAGAAGATGCTGATGTTGACGGTTCAGAACACTCAGTGTCAGAAGATACTGACGTTGCTGACATAAATGTGGATGCTGAAACAGAGGAACTTGCAGCAAGCACCGAGGGCGACAGTGAGGATGGAAGTTTGAACGTGGAAGAGGATGAGAATGCAGCAGAGGATTTGAATGCAGAAAATGAAAGCTTAGATCATGATATGGACGAAGAAGAGACAGAGAAAGGACAATTGGAAGCTTCTAAGAAGTCAGCAGGAGGTTCATTATGGCTTCAGAAGGCTTCTTGGACTCAGCTGGTTAGGGACCAGAATGCTTCATTCAGTATTACTCAACTCTTCCCGAATTTACCTCCTGAGAAGACCGAAGCAGATAGAGTGAACAACAGTGGAGATGGCCAGTTCACCTACTCTAACCAGAGTGGAAGTGCCAATGGTGTCGAGGTTGCGGGAGTCCACGGGGCTAGTAGTAGTACCCCTCTGAGAAGTTTAAAAGAGAATCAGCAGACTCTGAAGGCTAAGAATGTGAGTGGAGGAAGTAGATTGGGTGTGAAGAGGCCGATTAGGAGAGAGATTGGATCAGGGGAGACTTGCGCTTTTATGAGAAGCGAGACTTCTGTGAGCGAGTGGAAAAGGGCTAAGAAGGCATTGAGCGAACCAAGCAGAAAGAAGAAAAGTGAAGAATGA